From Candidatus Rokuibacteriota bacterium:
GGAATCATGACCTTTGCCACGGCTTACACGCTCGCCCTACTGGCGGATGATGCACCGCGGGACGGGTTCATGAAACTCCTGACGCCGGCGCGGTTGCGGTGGGCCGAGGGGCTCGGGTTGACGGTTGTATTGGTCGTCGCCGCGTGGCTGGTGCACGGCCTGCTAATCAGCACCCACGAGTCCGCGCTCCAGACGCTCAAGGCTACCCAGGTACTGGACGTGCGCTCGCTGCTTGAGAGCGAACTCTTCACGGTCCTAATCGGCTTCGCTATCGGCTTCCTGGTGCCATCGTGGTACCGGGGCGCTCCCGTCGAGCCACAGCCGGAAGGGCGCCTGCCCGCCGTAGCCGGCGCGGGTGGAGGGCGGGAATGAAAGCCGCACTTCGGTCTCCCACATTGGGCCGCAGGGATCCGCGCTCTAGCAGGATGCGGAGGCGCGTCTCGTAGTGCGGTTCAGGGGCGAGTGTTGCGGCAGCCCAGGGGACGGTGAGAACGGCGGCGTCAGCCCGCCAATTCCAGCGTCCTCCGCCTCCCGGGCCGCTGCCTGCACCGCACCCCACGGCGTCGGATCCCAGGCTGCGACCGTCGCCGGCTCAGAGAATGTTCGAAGCCCGCGACGTAGAACGTGGCCCGCCATCCCTCATTGCCGTACCGGGTCAACTGAAGGTCGTAGCCCTGCCGAGCCATGCCGCACTCGATCACACCAATGCTCGACCAAGAGTCGACCCACGCATGGAGCGCGTCGAGGATAGGCGAGAGTGACCGCCCGTCGAGGGCGTAGGCAACATAAAGCCCGTTCTCAGTCATGACCCGGCGCGCCCGAGGGTCCTCCCTCGGGACCTGCCTTGTCACAGTCGATCCGGCGGGGGTTCGGGCACTTCCGCGCCGGCGTCCTTGACAGACGCCGTGCCTGGGTCGTAGCGTGGCCGCAGGCCCGAATCCGAGGAGGACGTGCATGCGCGAGGCTCCGCTGTCCGCCGAGCAGATCGACGTCGAGGATGTGTACCAGGCCATCGAGCTCTACTACGAGCGCGGCTGGACGGACGGCCTGCCCGTGGTCCCGCCCACCGAGAAGCGCGTGCGCGCCTTCCTGGATGCCGCCGGCCTCGCGCCCGACGACGTGCTGGGCGAGATCCCCGAGCGCGACCGGGTCCTCAGGGCCGAGCTGCTGGCCATCAACGCGGTGATGGCCGGCTGCCGGCCGGAGTACATGCCGGTCCTGGTGGCGGCGACGGAGGCGATCGCCGACCCCGCGTTCAAGTTCAACCACATGGCGAGCCTCGGCAGCCCGTGGCCGGTCTTCGTCGTCAACGGCCCCCTGGCCCGCACGCTCGGGTTCAACAGCGGCCTCTACCTCTTCGGGCCGACGACGCGGGCCAACGCGACGTGCGCGCGGGCGATGAGTCTCCTGCTCTGGAACTGCGCGGAGGCGCGCCCCGACGGCATCCAGCGCGGGCAGTGGGGCAATCCCTTCCGCGCGGTGGGCTTCATCGCCGAGGACGAGTCCACCGCCTGGGATCCGCTCCACGTCACTCTGGGCCACGCGCGCGAGACGACGACGGTCACCGCGGTGTCCACCTATCCCGGGCTGCAGCAGCTGCACTGCGCCCGCTCGACCCCGGAGGGACTCCTCGACACGGTGGTGGACGCGATCTCGACGGACGAGTTCTTCCGCGGGACCTACCTGCTCTTCGTCTCGCCCCAGCACGCGGCGGTGTTCATCCAGCACGGCTGGACCAAGCGGCACGTCCGGGACTACCTCTGGGCGCGCTGCCGGCGCTCGGTGGCCGATCTCAAGCGGCGCGGGACCTGGGGCGTGATGGCCGACAAGCCCGAGGGCTTCGCCGACTTCAGCCGCGAGGTCCAGCCCGGCGACGAGGAGCGGATCGTCTCCCTCTTCGAGCCGAACGAGTACGACCGCTTCATGCAGGCGCCCGGGGCGCTCGAGCGGAGCGCGGACATCTACGTGGTCGTCGGGGGCGGCAACGCCGGCATCCGGATGGCCTACATCGTCCCCTACGGGGTGTCCTCGGACGCCGTGACCCGCGCGGTGCGCGCGACGGCCACGGCCGCATGATCGAGACCACGAGATCGTGAGGAGGAACGTCATGCTCAAGGTGCTCAACCCCACCGCCGGGCCGGCCCGCGGCCACAGCGGCATGGCGCCACGGCCGGCGAGCCTGGACGACAAGACCATCGGCGTCATCTGGAACGGGCGCGCGTACGGCGACCGCATCCTGCTGGAGGCGGTCGATCTCCTGAAGCAGCGCTACCGGGTCCGGGACGTCCTCTTCCGCGAGAAGCCGTTCCTGGGCAACATCGCGCCCGAGCCCATCCTCGCCGAGCTGGCGGCGAAGGCCCACGTGGTGATCACCGGCGTCGGTGACTGAGGGTCCTGCACGTCGGGCAGTGTGCTCGACGCCATCACGCTGGAGCGGCGCGGGGTGCCTGCCGCGGCCGTCGGTGTCAGGAAGCTGGTCGAGACGACGGGTCGCGGCATGTGCCGCGCCCAAGGCATCCCGGACTACCCCATCGCGACGATCGACCACGCGACGGGCTCCCTGGCGTCGCTGAACGACGCCGCCACCGCCAGCCGCTTCGCCGCCGAGGTCGCCGACCAGGTGGACCAGATCCTCACGACCGGACGCCTCCGGACCTCGGCGTAGGCAAGGGCCGCTCGCGCCGGCGGGAGGATCTTTTCCCGCCGCGCTTGCCGTGCTTCGACCGAGGGCCCTCAGGCTGTGACAAGGCAGGTCCCGAGGGAGGACCCTCGGGCGAGGCGGACCATGACTGAGACCGGGTTTTGTGTTATCTACGCTCCGACAGCGCTCGGTATCAAGATTCCGCAGTCGATACTGGTGCGCGCCGACAAGGTGATCGAGTGACAACGCGCCGCATGCACTTGTCACTGCGAAGCTGCCCCGAGCTCGTCCGCTCGACAAGGCCTCCCACCGGGTAGCGGGGGTTTGGTCAGCGGCGGGTGGTACGTGCGGTGTATGTGTTTCAGGCGGGGCGGGTACCCTGTGGAGCGGTGCGCCGAGGGTTACCCGTGTCGCTTTCTTCTGGAGCGCCAATGCGCCAGCCGGAGCACTGGCTCTGGCCGAGACGGAAAAAGCGACGGCGGTGCTTAATGTCAGGATGCAGCCGATGGAGGTGCGCCAGGCGAATGATCTCGACGAGGCGGTTGCCGCAATCGCCCGAGGTGAGGGCAATGCCGTCATCGTATTCGCGGACCCGCTCACGTTTACGCACCGGCAGCGCATCATGGAGACGGCGGCTCAGCGCGGATTGGTGGCGGTGTCAGGAGCGCGAGAGTTTGCCGACGCTGGCGGCTTGATGTCGTACGGGCCAAGCTTCCCCGAGATGTTCCGCCGCGCCGCAACTTACGTCGACAAGATCCTCAAGGGCGCGAAGCCCGGAGATCTTCCGGTCGAGCAGCCGACCACGTTCGAGTTGGTGATCAACATGAAGACGGCCAAGGCTCTCGGCCTGACGATCCCGCAGTCACTCCTACTGCGGGCGGATGATGAGGTCATTCAGTAGGAATCCGACCCGTTTGTGCCCAGATTTGTGCCCATCTCGGGCACGCTCCAGCGCATTCTAGCGCACTTCAGTGGTCCAGGCCGTCGCGATCCCTTCCTTCCAGATTCAACTGGAACGCGTCTTACTGACGCGCTCCCGTCTTCTTCTTCGGGCTCCGGTTTGACTTGTCCCGCGCGCCCTGACAGGATCGGCGCGAGATGCCACGGGTCATCCGCGCGGTGACACGGGCACCCAGGGCCGCCGGGTCCGCGAACGGGTGTTATGTTATCTACGCCCCACTTGTGATACAAGATCGCCGTGCGTCACCGGGGGCGGCACACATGAAAACGAGGACGTCGTCAGGAGGGCCGGCCAGGCGCACCCGCCAGGTGGTTGGGCTGGCCCTCGGCGCAAGCTTGCTGGCCGGCTGCTCCGGGCTCAGTCGAGCCGCCGAGCTCCCGGTCGACCCCGACATCCTGCAGCAACTGCGCAGCTTCGCCACGTTGGGCAGCGTGTTGTACATCGCGGCGCATCCGGACGACGAGAACACGCGGGTCATCACCTACCTGGCGCGCGGTCGTGGATACCGGACGGCCTATCTGTCGCTCACGCGCGGCGACGGCGGCCAGAACCTGCTCGGTCCCCAGTTCCGCGAGCAATTGGGCGTAGCTCGCACCCAGGAATTGCTCGCCGCGCGGCGTCTGGATGGGGGACGGCAGTACTTCACGCGCGCGAAAGACTTCGGGTTTTCGAAGGATTACCAGGACACTCTGCGGATCTGGGATCGGCAGGCAGTCCTGGCTGACATCGTCCGCGTGATCCGCTCCTTCCGGCCGGACGTGATCGTAACGCGTTTCTCTCCGCAGTCGGGGAACACTCACGGCCATCACACCGCGTCTACCGTCCTCGCCGTCGAAGCCTTCAAGCTCGCTGGCGACCCGCGAGCATTTCCCGAGCAACTCGGCGAGCTGACCCCGTGGCAGCCCA
This genomic window contains:
- a CDS encoding ABC transporter substrate-binding protein, giving the protein MWSGAPRVTRVAFFWSANAPAGALALAETEKATAVLNVRMQPMEVRQANDLDEAVAAIARGEGNAVIVFADPLTFTHRQRIMETAAQRGLVAVSGAREFADAGGLMSYGPSFPEMFRRAATYVDKILKGAKPGDLPVEQPTTFELVINMKTAKALGLTIPQSLLLRADDEVIQ